Proteins co-encoded in one Arachis stenosperma cultivar V10309 chromosome 7, arast.V10309.gnm1.PFL2, whole genome shotgun sequence genomic window:
- the LOC130939921 gene encoding uncharacterized protein LOC130939921, with product MQSLPNNTNKDSNKWFDSLPPRSIASFDDLGKKFLARFSIQKDKAKRAPSLLGIKQGDRESLHSYIERFNKACLDIQSLPSEAAIMGLINGLREGPFSHSILKKHPTSLNEVQERAEKYINIEENSRLSATHK from the coding sequence atgcaaagccttcccaacAATACTAACAAAGATAGCAATAAGTGGTTCGACTCTTTGCCCCCCAGATCCATCGCAAGTTTTGATGACCTAGGTAAGAAATTTCTTGCCCGATTttccatccagaaggacaaagccaaacgtGCCCCAAGCCTattaggaatcaagcaaggagatcgggagagtcttCACAGCTACATagagagattcaacaaagcatgcctggacatacaaagcCTACCATCGGAAGCAGCCATTatgggtctcatcaatggcctacgagaaggaccttttagtcACTCCATATTAAAGAAACATCCAACATCTCTGAATGAAGTGCAAGAACGAGctgagaagtacatcaacatagAAGAAAACTCTCGACTTTCAGCAactcacaagtag